One genomic segment of Erythrobacter sp. THAF29 includes these proteins:
- a CDS encoding ABC transporter ATP-binding protein encodes MNNLAPIVSLRGLRRSFEQGGERIDVLRGVDLDIMPGEIVALLGPSGSGKSTMLQAVGLLEGGFAGSIAIAGEQAEQLPPDQRTRLRREHLGFVYQFHHLLPDFDATENVVMPQMILGTPHDEAVARSESLLTSLGLGHRLTHRPSQLSGGEQQRVAVARALANQPTLVLADEPTGNLDEHTSDTVLGQFLELVRGEGSAALVATHNERLAERMDRVVRLHDGVLS; translated from the coding sequence ATGAATAACCTGGCACCTATCGTCTCGCTGCGCGGACTTCGACGCAGTTTCGAGCAGGGCGGCGAGCGCATCGACGTGTTGCGCGGCGTCGATCTCGATATCATGCCGGGCGAGATCGTCGCGCTGCTGGGGCCTTCGGGTTCGGGCAAGTCAACCATGTTGCAGGCGGTTGGCCTACTTGAAGGGGGATTTGCTGGTTCGATCGCGATCGCAGGAGAGCAGGCCGAGCAACTGCCGCCCGACCAGCGCACGCGTCTGCGGCGCGAGCATCTGGGCTTCGTCTACCAGTTCCACCATCTGCTCCCGGATTTCGACGCGACCGAGAACGTTGTCATGCCTCAAATGATCCTTGGCACGCCGCACGATGAGGCGGTTGCGCGCTCCGAAAGCCTGCTCACCAGCCTCGGTCTCGGCCACCGGCTCACCCATCGGCCGAGCCAGCTTTCGGGCGGCGAGCAGCAGCGCGTAGCAGTCGCCCGCGCACTCGCGAACCAGCCGACCCTGGTGCTGGCTGACGAGCCGACCGGCAATCTCGACGAGCACACCTCCGACACCGTGCTGGGCCAGTTCCTCGAACTGGTGCGGGGCGAGGGCAGCGCGGCACTGGTCGCGACACATAACGAACGCCTCGCCGAACGGATGGACCGGGTGGTTCGCCTGCACGACGGTGTTCTCAGCTAA
- a CDS encoding lipoprotein-releasing ABC transporter permease subunit, with protein sequence MLSPFELMIAKRYLWPGKGEGFIALVAGISVGVVMLSVAMLVLVMSVMGGFRGEMLDKFAGLNGHAVIQAYGGKLDNWEQTLEQVRETPGVIDASPLIEQPLLASYNGRAVAIFVRGNTAEDIADLSDKVLMGDINSITPGSGKVAIGSRLAANIGARVGDTITIINPQGRVTPFGTSIRQVGYEVGAIFEIGLYDFDETFVIMPMEDAQTLLLLGDTVGLIEITVTDPDNVGEILAPVEQSLTGRAQIADWKTINSTLFEALEVERVAMFFVLSFMVLVASFNILSSLVMLVRAKTRDIAIMRTMGATRRSLLKIFVTTGTTIGTIGTVAGLILGFLLLYFRNPIVDGIAFVTGVEIWDPSVRFLTSLPVRVDPWEIIGITALGLGLSFLATLYPAFKASNTDPVQVLRYE encoded by the coding sequence ATGCTTTCACCTTTCGAACTGATGATTGCCAAGCGGTATCTCTGGCCGGGCAAAGGCGAGGGGTTCATCGCGCTCGTGGCGGGAATCTCGGTCGGGGTCGTGATGCTCTCGGTCGCGATGCTTGTGCTTGTGATGAGCGTCATGGGCGGTTTTCGCGGCGAGATGCTCGACAAATTCGCCGGGCTCAACGGGCATGCGGTGATCCAGGCCTATGGCGGCAAGCTCGACAATTGGGAGCAAACGCTCGAGCAGGTTCGCGAAACACCGGGGGTGATCGACGCCTCGCCGCTGATCGAGCAGCCGCTGCTTGCAAGCTATAATGGCCGCGCGGTCGCGATTTTCGTCCGCGGCAACACCGCAGAGGACATCGCCGACCTTTCGGACAAGGTGCTGATGGGCGATATCAATTCGATCACGCCCGGTAGCGGAAAGGTCGCGATCGGATCGCGGCTCGCTGCCAATATCGGCGCGCGGGTGGGCGACACGATCACGATCATCAATCCGCAGGGCCGCGTCACGCCGTTCGGCACCTCCATCCGGCAAGTCGGATACGAGGTCGGCGCAATCTTTGAGATCGGGCTTTACGATTTCGACGAAACCTTCGTCATAATGCCGATGGAGGATGCGCAGACGCTGCTGTTGCTCGGCGACACGGTCGGGCTGATCGAGATCACCGTGACCGATCCCGACAATGTCGGCGAGATACTCGCGCCGGTCGAACAATCGCTGACGGGACGCGCCCAGATCGCCGACTGGAAAACGATCAATTCGACCCTGTTCGAGGCTCTCGAAGTAGAGCGTGTTGCGATGTTCTTCGTCCTCAGTTTCATGGTGCTGGTGGCGTCTTTTAACATCCTTTCGAGCCTCGTGATGCTGGTCCGCGCCAAGACGCGCGATATCGCGATCATGCGCACGATGGGGGCGACGCGGCGAAGCCTGCTCAAGATCTTCGTGACCACCGGCACCACGATCGGCACGATCGGTACGGTCGCCGGCCTCATCCTTGGCTTCCTGTTGCTCTATTTCCGCAATCCCATCGTCGATGGCATCGCTTTCGTGACCGGGGTGGAGATATGGGATCCTTCAGTGCGGTTCCTCACATCGTTGCCGGTACGGGTCGATCCGTGGGAAATCATCGGGATCACCGCGCTCGGGCTCGGCCTGTCCTTCCTCGCCACGCTCTATCCCGCGTTCAAGGCTTCGAATACCGACCCGGTACAGGTGCTGCGCTATGAATAA